From a region of the Triticum aestivum cultivar Chinese Spring chromosome 7D, IWGSC CS RefSeq v2.1, whole genome shotgun sequence genome:
- the LOC123165469 gene encoding uncharacterized membrane protein At1g16860: MHQIGSGMYVSGRAPDRKRERHLSSGSVATPPYTGGDLSRSGELGRMFDVASSAWQSQAPSPASSSRRSSGHLPLPPRPAPSPSASGPLSQLSHSGLLVGPSPPAAPSPSPARGGSWRKASRRRAAAMEEAAPVVARGSTRLGVPFACYVLVLVAAAAGVGAGLFFLVAWRRWEVLAAAGGAVAAAAAVLSWNFLRCAAEAERFFRLSPDTVFEQGDMPIGELVKITGQVTCGRVPVGACFHDAARCVFTSVRMYGRRGWAWACCCSRWQLRHSEARSTNFYISDRNSGRRFYVRAGEGAKITWMINRKTISFDGGDGKGKGASRSLKSWAASSGVSCDGAVRVEEGFIREGDTASVIGVLKRHHAFDVVDAPDGVVASSCQPARCMFPVLVEGLVLIGSDDPDEGVYMV, translated from the exons ATGCATCAGATAGGGAGCGGCATGTACGTGTCCGGCCGGGCGCCGGACAGGAAGCGGGAGCGGCATCTGTCGTCGGGGTCGGTGGCCACGCCGCCGTACACCGGCGGGGATCTGTCGCGGTCCGGCGAGCTGGGCCGGATGTTCGACGTCGCCTCCTCGGCGTGGCAGTCGCAGGCGccgtccccggcctcctcctctcgcCGCAGCTCCGGGCACCTGCCGCTGCCGCCCCgacctgccccgtcgccgtcggcGTCCGGGCCGCTGTCGCAGCTCTCGCACTCGGGCCTCCTCGTGGGCCCGTCGCCTCCCGCCGCGCCTTCGCCTTCGCCGGCGCGCGGAgggtcgtggaggaaggcgagcAGGAGGCGCGCGGCCGCCATGGAGGAGGCGGCGCCCGTCGTGGCCCGCGGGAGCACGAGGCTCGGCGTCCCGTTCGCGTGCTACGTGCTGGTGctcgtggccgccgcggccggggTCGGCGCCGGGCTGTTCTTCCTCGTGGCGTGGCGCCGGTGGGAGGTgctcgcggcggcgggcggcgccgtgGCGGCTGCCGCGGCCGTGCTCTCCTGGAACTTTCTGCGgtgcgcggcggaggcggagcggtTCTTCCGGCTGTCCCCCGACACGGTGTTCGAGCAGGGGGACATGCCCATCGGCGAGCTCGTCAAGATCACCGGG CAAGTGACCTGCGGGCGGGTCCCCGTGGGAGCCTGCTTCCACGACGCCGCCCGGTGCGTCTTCACGTCGGTCCGGATGTACGGCCGCCGTGGGTGGGCGTGGGCCTGCTGCTGCTCCCGGTGGCAGCTCCGGCACTCCGAG GCGCGGTCGACGAACTTCTACATCTCCGACAGGAACTCCGGAAGGAGGTTCTACGTGCGCGCAGGGGAAGGCGCCAAGATCACCTGGATGATCAACCGGAAGACCATCAGCTtcgacggcggcgacggcaaggGCAAGGGCGCTTCGCGGAGCCTCAAGAGCTGGGCGGCGAGCAGTGGCGTGTCCTGCGACGGCGCCGTGCGCGTCGAAGAAGG GTTCATCAGGGAGGGGGACACGGCGAGCGTGATCGGCGTGCTCAAGAGGCACCACGCCTTCGACGTCGTCGACGCGCCAGACGGCGTGGTGGCCAGCAGCTGCCAGCCGGCGAGGTGCATGTTCCCCGTGCTCGTCGAGGGGCTGGTGCTCATCGGCAGCGACGACCCCGACGAGGGCGTCTACATGGTCTAA